The DNA segment TTTCCCATTTCACAACGGGCATATCGTCTGGTAATGCATTCTTTTGGAACACGGTTTCAAAGTAGCTTCTAGCTTCTTTGGCTGCTTCTTGTCCGTGGTACATTTCAACAAGCTTGCTCCCAAGGTTCATTTTGGCATCACGCGGGTGAATGGAACCATCTTCTAGGCCTTTCTCTAGGATGTCTACTTCTTCTAATGGAAGATCGGTTGCTAGTCTAAAGTATTTCACCATTAGTTCATCAGGGATCGACATTGATTTACCAAAGATTTCGTTTGGTGCCTCGTCAATTCCGATGTAGTTGTTTAGAGACTTAGACATTTTTCGTACGCCATCAAGTCCTTCAATTAATGGAAGCGTCATCGCGACTTGCTTTTCTTGTCCGTACGCTTCTTGAAGCTGACGTCCCATAAGTAGGTTGAACTTCTGATCTGTTCCTCCTACTTCGATATCAGACTTCATCGCAACTGAATCGTATCCTTGCATTAATGGGTAGAAAAATTCATGGATTGAGATTGGTTGCTGAGATTTGTAGCGTTTTTCAAAGTCATCACGTTCTAACAAGCGAGCAACCGTTAAGTTACTTGCAAGCTTGATGACATCTTCAAAGTTTAAGGCTTTTAACCACTCGGAGTTATACATAAGAGTGACTTTATCCATATCAAGCACTTTACTGTACTGTTCTACATAGGTTCTGGCATTTTCCATTACTTGTTCGTTTGTTAACGCTTTTCTTGTTTCAGACTTTCCAGTTGGATCTCCGATTCGACCAGTAAAGTCACCAATTAACAGCTGAATTTCATGACCATATTCCTGGAACTGACGCAGCTTGTGCAAGACAACCGTGTGACCAATGTGCACGTCTGGTGCAGAAGGGTCCATCCCAAGCTTAATTTTGAGCGGGACACCTGTTGCTACTGATTGTTCGATCTTCTCCTTAAACGCGTGCTCTGGCGCAATTTCAACGACCCCACGCATTAATTCCTTCACTTGTGTTTCGACTAACTGCTTTTGCTCTGCGGTTAACTCTCTCTTGGACTCAGCCATACCATTCAACCTCCGATTAATCTCTTTTTGCACACAAAAAAACCCGTCTCCTAAAAAAGGGACGAGGTTATCGCGGTACCACCCTTGTTGAAAAGCATGTGCTTTCCCACTCAGTCTATAACGGCATTCACCGTTCTTTGCTTCTACACAAAGAAAAAGCTCCAGGCTGTAATTCTTTCAGCATCTCGTACTGGCTTGCACCTACCGCCAGCTCTCTTTAATCGATGTGTACTGAAATACTCCGACCCTTCCGCGCTTGTGATTTCATTCAATTGTTACAGTTTTAACACAAACAGATGACATAGTCAATAAATAAGAGAAACCTTCTCTGATAGCATTTCATCTCATCTTAACCTATGCTATACTGTTTCTGATTATTTAGGGAGGTATGTTATGTCCATGTTTTCTCGTTTGAAAGAGAGAATACACCTACTATATAAAAAACTAGATGATATTCAATTATTCCGCAAAGTAGGCATTACTTATCAAGTATTTTGGAACCTATTCTTGCTTTTTATTATTTTCGGATTGATGTCACTCTTTTTTGTTGGGGGTACTGCAGCAGGTTACTTTGCTTCATTAGTAAAAGATGAACCATTGCAGAATGCAGAAGAGATGACGACTAAAATTCATAATTATGAAGAAACCAGTCAGGTCTTTTTTGCTGGTGACACCTACATGGGTGAGTTACCGTCAGATTTAGAGCGTCATGAAGTGGCCTTAGATGACATATCAGATTATGTTAAGCAGGCCATTGTTGCAACAGAAGATGAATACTTTTATGAGCACGAAGGGATTGTGCCTAAGGCTATATTCCGTGCTACATATCAAGAATTTGCAAATGCTTCAACCCAAACAGGGGGAAGTACGTTAACTCAACAGTTAATTAAACAGCAAATTTTATCAAGCGAGGTTTCCTTTGATCGAAAAGCAACGGAAATCTTACTCGCTATGCGTCTAGAGCACTTTATGAGTAAGGAAGATATTTTAGAGGCTTATCTAAATGTTGTTCCATTTGGACGCAATGCATCAGGAAATCAAATAGCGGGTGTGCAATCTGCAGCGACTGGGATTTTTGGTGTCGATGCGAAGGATTTAAACTTAGCACAGTCAGCCTTTATTGCCGGACTTCCTCAAAGTCCATTCGGATACACGCCATTTACTTCAACGGGTGAAGTAAAAGAATCGCTTGATCCTGCATTAAATCGGATGAATACTGTTCTTACTCGAATGAATTCAGAAGGTTACATTTCTGATGAAGAATTACAAGAGGCGTTAGACTATGATATTGCAGGCGATTTCACAGACCCTACACCTCCTATCACGGAGAAATATCATTACCTGACATATGAAGTCATGAGAAGAGCAACGCCAATTGTCGTTGAGGCAAAAATGAAAGAAGATGAAGTGAACCTTGACGAGATGAGTGATGCAAAGCGAGCTGAAACACTTGATGCTTACTACCAGGCGGCTTCAAATGAGCTTTCTAGTAACGGCTATCGGATTCATACAACGATCAACCAAGATGTGTATGATGAGATGCAAAAAGCAGTGAAGGATGACAGCCTCTTTGGTCCTGAGAAAAAAGGTGAAATCGAAGAAGTCGGAGCTGTTCTACAAGAAAATAAAACGGGTGCAATTATCGGTTTTGTCGCGGGGCGCGAGGAAGGTAGCTCTGATAAGCAATTTAACCATGCAACTCAAGCAAACCGACAAACAGGATCAACGATGAAACCACTGCTTGGCTATGCTCCAGCAATGGAAATCGGTGCGATCCAGCCAGGGCTTGTTATACCTGATACACCGATGAAGTATAAAGATGGAAAGCCAGTAAAGAACTTTGATTCTGGACACAAAGGGTTACAATCAGCAAGAAAATCTCTTGCACAGTCTCGAAATGTACCGGCTGTTCGTGCACAGAACATGGTGCCACATGACAAAGCTCGGGAAACTCTTCAAAATTTAGGTATTCCTTTAGCAAATGAAGAGCTTCCGTATGAGTCTACCGTGCTTGGAACTCTTAACATAAGCGTTGAAGAAAATACAAATGCGTATTCTACGTTTGGGAACGGCGGAAAACGCGTGGAATCGTATATGATTGATCGAATTGAAAAAGCTGATGGAGATGTGGTATACGAGCATGAAGAAAAAGTAACAGATGTCTTCACGCCTCAAACAACCTATCTAACCATCGATATGATGCGTGATGTGCTTAAGCCCGGCGGAACAGCAAGCAGTGTACCAGGTAACCTAAACTTTAAAGCAGATTGGGCTGGAAAAACGGGTACAACTCAAAACGTTCGTGACTCTTGGTTTATGGCGACCAACCCAAATGTGACGCTTGGTGTCTGGATTGGTTATGACTCCGAGTATCAAATTGAACAAACCGTAAATGGCCTTCGCTACGGACCACGAAACCAGAAGATCTGGACGAATATCGCGAATGCCGCACACAAAGCAGACGCTGAGCTTATGGCTCCATCCGAATCATTTAAGCAACCAGAGGGCATTGTGGCGAAGAAAATTTGTAGTTTAACAGGTACCTCCCCTTCTAAAGCGTGTGAAGAGGCTGACCTTGTGACAACAGATTTGTTTAATTCAAACTATCTACCGAACTCTACTGATAACTTACAGTCAGAACGGTATGTGACGATTAACGGGAAAAACTACAAAGCTCGTAGCAATACTCCGGATGAATTTACGGAACGAGGATTGTCTGTATCAGGAGACTTATTCGGTGTGGGAGATGTCTCATCGTATTTACCTGACTCAATAAGTGGCGTAGTTAGCAACGAAGAAGCTCCCGATAATGGGAATACACCAGGAACGGTTTCGGGGGTATCACTTAGTGGTGACTCATTAAATTGGGCAAAACATGATGCAAGTGATATTGTTGGCTACCGTATCTATCGAGCTGATAATGGTAGCAATGACTTTAACGTGGTTCAATCTGTAAAAGGCAATGAGTCCACAAACTACAGTGTAGGAAATGGAACGTATGCCTATTATGTAACAGCTGTTGACTCAGTAGGTAACGAGTCTGGTGCATCTGACATTGCTCGAGCCGGTGATTGGTCTGACGAGGACGAAGCCGATGAAGAAGCAGAACAAGATGATGAGTCAGATACTGATTCAGACGAAGACGCGGATGATGAGGATTCAGAAGATACCAATGAAGAAGATACTTCTGATGAAGACTCAGACGATAACTAAAGCAACAAAAAGACGAGACATCCATGTGATGCTCGTCTTTTTCTATTCCAGAGAGAACAACCACGTATAAATGTCCCTCCACTTTCATTAATCAGAACCAAGTATGTTTTGGTGAATTCCTTTACACTAACAGTAATACAGATAAAGGAGGGTCTATATGTCTGAGATAACTCGTATTGGTGTGATTGGTATAGGTAATATGGGAAGTGCTCATGCAGACTATCTGTATGAGAGCCGCATTAAAGGCGCTAAGTTAACGGCGATTCTCGAGGAGCGAGTAGATCGAATCAAAGAAATTGAACACAAATATTCCGAGGAGCAAGTCACCATATTTTCTGACGAAAGTGCTTTTTTTCAATCTGATTTAGTAGATGCCGTCATTATTGCGACTCCACACTACAGTCATCCTTCCTTAGCGATTACAGCCTTTCAGCATGGGTTACATGTGCTTGTGGAAAAACCAGCTGGAGTCTACACAAAACAAGTTCGTGAAATGAACGAAGAAGCCGAAAAAAACACATTGGTTTTTTCAATGATGTATAATCAACGTATGAATCCTCTGTACCAAAAGCTAAGAGAAATGATCCATTCAAACGAGCTTGGCTCTATTCGACGTATCAATTGGATTATCACCGATTGGTATCGCTCTCAAAGCTACTATGATTCAAGTGATTGGCGTGCCACATGGGAAGGTGAAGGCGGTGGTGTGTTGATTAACCAGTGCCCCCATCAACTTGATCTCATGTACTGGCTGACTGATATGATTCCATCGAGAATTCGGGCCTTCTGTCATTTCGGAAAGTACCGCCACATCGAAGTTGAAGATGATGTAACTGCGTACTTAGAGTACGACAATGGAGCAACAGCTGTGTTCGTTACTACAACAGGAGAAGCGCCTGGAACGAATCGTCTTGAGCTGACAGGCGACCGTGGAAAAATAGTGATCGAGCATGATCAGCTTACTTTTTGGCGGTTAAGAGAGTCAGAGACGGCGTTTAATGAAAGATATTCAGGTGGATTTGGCATGCCAGAATCATGGACATGTGAGATTCCAACACCTGGACTCCATTTAGCACATGAGGGGATCACTCAAAATTTTGTCCGCGCCATTCAACACGGAGAGCCACTTATTGCCCCTGGGCATGAAGGCATTATCGGCCTTACCTTATCAAATGCGATGCAGCTGTCTACATGGACAGATCATTGGATAGACCTTCCAATTGATGAAGAGTTATATGCTAAGAAACTAAATGAACAGATTGCGCAATCTACATTTGAAAAGAACACATCAAAACAATCACTAGACGTTAAAGACACTCATTAAAAGGAGGAGCATATGAACCGAAACGATGGCATGAACTACGCACCCAAGGGTAAACCAAAACGAGTGGTAGAGGAAAATACGTTTCATTTTGCTGCGATGGCCTTAGATCATGGTCATATTTATGGGATGTGTCAAGGACTGATTGATGCAGGCGCCACGTTAACAAAGGTATACGATCCAGATCCCGAAAAAATGAAAGCGCTTAAAAGTAAGTTTCCAACGGTGGAATGTGTCACGTCAGAAGCTGATATTCTGGAAGATCCCGTGATTCAATTAGTAGCCGCTGCTGCTATTCCTAGTAAGCGAAGCTCCCTTGGAAACCGTGTGATGCAGCATGGTAAGGACTATTTTACCGACAAAACCCCATTTACAACGCTTGGGCAGCTTGAAGAAACGAAAAAGGTTGTGCAAGCTACCAAACAAAAATATATGGTTTATTATAGCGAGCGACTTCACGTAGAATCAGCAGTGTACGCTGGGCAGCTCGTACAGGATGGCGCGATTGGAGATGTTATTCAAGTGACAGGCTTTGGACCTCATCGTTTAAATGCACCTAGTCGCCCTGACTGGTTTTTTGAGAGAGATAAATATGGTGGCATCCTATGTGATATCGGTAGTCATCAGATTGAGCAATTTCTTTATTATACAGGTAATTCAGATGCCAGAGTTTTACACAGCAAAGTAGCAAACTACACATCCAAACAATATCCTGAGCTTGAGGATTATGGTGATGCAACACTGGTTGGTGGAAATGGTGCAACTCATTTCTTTCGCGTGGATTGGCATACACCAGATGGTTTAGGAGTCTGGGGTGATGGACGTTTGTTCCTAACCGGTACAAAAGGTACAATTGAAATTCGAAAGTATATAGATGTTGCCAAGGATACGGCAGGAGATCATGTCTATCTTGTAAATAATGACGGCGAACAGTATTTTCACGTTTCCGGAGAAGTAGGCTTTCCGTTTTTCGGAGAGTTGATTCTTGATTGTATCCATCGAACAGAAAACGCCATGACTCAAGAACATGCATTTAAAGCAGCTGAGTTATGTCTGCTTGCTCAAGAACAAGCTGAAATCATTCACACGTCGGAATAGCCTGGATGAATACAGATTCGTATCACATCCCACATCTTTCCATGAATTACTTGCAGAATCACACCTATCAGGTGGCATTTCATTCCCACCAGGAAGCTGAGTTATTTTATTTTCATGAAGGAAAATGTACGTACTTAGTAGGAGATCGCATCTTTCATTTGGCAGCGGGTGATTTAATTTTAATGAACGGCTTAACCCTTCATCGTCCAAAGCTTTTTGCTGACCATGCGTACGTTCGAACAACCATTCATTTTGATCAGACTTATTTTAAGACCCTTCTCGCTCCGATGAATATGGAAAAACTAGTGGACCCATTTACATCCCTCTCTTCTCTTCACTTGTCCTTTCGCGGTGAAGAGAAGCAAAAGGTGGAGCAATACCTTATGTCGATGATGGCCTGTAAGGAGAAGGATACGGAGGTCGCCTCGTTTCGTTTTCAACTGTTATTCATGGACCTATTAAGTTTTCTTTTTCCTTACTACCAAGAGCCATTTACACAGAAGACACTCAGGCAAACGGAAAAAGAACGTCATGTTCAAAAGATCATCTCTTTGATTGAAACGCACTATCATACAGACTTTCATTTAGAAAAACTAGAAGAAGAGCTGCACTTGAGCAAATACTATCTTTCTAAGATCTTTAAAGAAATCACTGGTGTAACCATTTTCAAATACCTTCACCAGAAACGTATTAATCAAGCGAAGGTTCATATGATGCTAGATGAATCAATCAGTATCACGGAGCTTGGCTACCAGACAGGGTTTAAGTACCCTTCCCATTTCTCACGGGTCTTTAAACAACTAACAGGAATCACTCCCGAACAATATCGTAAGGCTGTATCGGATCTATAAAAAAAAGTTGGACTAAGGTCACTGTCCGACTCTTTTTTTGTTTCTCACGCTTTTTTTAGTTCATTGTTTGGAAACAGACGAGCCTCTTCAATCTTAGGAAGCTTTCTTAAGATCGAGCTTGATAACCAGCTTAGACTAAAAATAATCATGGCCACACCGCAAATGAAAACCGGCACAATAGGTGTAAAAGCAGATCCAATCACCCCTCCAATTAAGCCTCCAAGAGGAGCTCCAATGGCTGATGCACTTGATAGCACCGTAATCACGCGACCAATAAATGAGGTCTCCACCTGTTGTTGAATGGCTGAAAAGATTAGGATGTTAATTACTCCAATGGAGATAGCGCCCGTACAAAAGAGCACGATCGACGGGATGACAGGAAGAATGGCAGCTCCAATCCACATCAACCCAGTTATGCTAAAACTACTTATGACTAGACGCCCAAAGTCTAGTTCCTTTATCTTCGGAGTTAGAATGGCTCCTATCATAAATCCAAAAGACAAAGAGGCAAGATAAAATCCGTAAATGGCTTCGTTTTCGTCCCCTTTAATTAATGCAAAGGCAGGTAAATTAGGTACCATAATACCCATTGCCAAATTAACAAATACTATGGAAACAATCATCTTTGGTATTAGTGAGTCTTTTATATAGTGAATACCTGCTTTTAAATCGGTTGTATAACCAGACATTAGTTGAGGAAAAGAATTCGTTTTTTCCGGCAGTGAAGGTTGCTTGAAGTTAAAAAATAGGTAAGTCATAGAACTGAAGAGATGACAACTTGCTGTAATGAAAATAGCGTAAACAGGTCCAACAAAAACCACGAGAATACCTGCACCAGCTAGAAAAGCAATGTCCATCCCCTCTCTAATCGTATGTAAAAAGGAATTGGCTTTGATGATATGATCTTTACCAACAATAATAGGAGTGATCGTCGATTCAATTGGATACGTAAATTGTGAAATGAGGGCAACAGTAAATAACAGAACGAGGACATAGAATACATTTAAACCTGTGGTTAAATAAAACAGTGGGATCGTAAACAGAAGAGCTGATTTTAACAACCCACTCACAATTAACCCTTTCTTATAAGTCACATAATTAGCGAAGGGAGCAACCAGAAATGCGAGCGTACTTGCAAGAGTAATTGAAAAATACGCAAGTCCTGAAAATAAAACATTCTCTGTTAAATGAAGCACTAAAAGCATTCCGGAAACTGCATAAACCCCTCCCCCCACACCATTAATTAATATGCCCGTCAGAAAGATCAGAAAGTTACGTTCTCTCACAAAAGATTTCACTCTTCTTCTCCTCCTTCTTGTTCAAATTTCCTCATGTTAAACTCAATCATGTAAGGCTTTTGTTGAACTGAATCATCTTTACTTTCCTCAAAGGATTTTTTGCCGTACTTCAGATAAAGCTCTCTTATATCCTTATTTAATTCCGTGACTAGCTTATCCGATAATAAAACGTGAGCGTGACTCCCCTCCACTAGATCTTCATCTGTCACCTGCTTTGGACCCTTAAATACAGTTGCTTTCGATCGGTAATACTTTTCCACTACACCCTTATTCGTTTCAGTATGATCGATCTCTAGAATTCCATGTTTATAAAGCTGCTGAATATGATAGTAAATGGTTCCTGCATTTTTGCCGAGTTCCACAGATGTTTGCTTTGGTGTCATTGGCTTTTCATGAAGTAGCGCAATAATCCGAGAGCGCAGAGGATCTGAAATAACCTTTTGCTGCTTTAATGTGACTTTCATAAATTCTTGATCGTCCATTACATTCACCTCTTAATTTGTATTTGTTAATCGATTTAATAATCCAAATCATTAATTTAGATTCATTATACGATTTAACTTTTTAAATCGCAAGTGTTTTTTTAAAATGAAGAAAAGGCTAGTACATAACTTTATTATGAATAGTCAAACATGAACATAGCACCAATTCCGCTACTGGATAATCCCTCGCACCTGCGGGAACGGCCTCAGCCCCTTTCGCGGAAAGGGCACCGCTACAGTGTCTTCACCGCGTTCTGTTCCGTAGGAGTCTCGGGTTCTCCTTCCGCTTGTTTTGTTAAAAACAAATGGCGAATGATTCGATTGTAGAATCATTCGCCATTTTTAAGTGTTGATCTTTAGTTATGTCCCAGCCTCTACCGATACAATTAATCTTCCATTGTTGATAAATCACCCGTTGGCAAATCAAGCTCCCATGCCTTTAACACGCGACGCATGATTTTCCCACTTCTTGTTTTAGGAAGTCCTTTGCGGAACTCAATTTCACGAGGAGCGGCATGAGCAGATAATCCTTCTTTAACGAATACACGAATCTCTTCTTTTAATTCATCAGAGATTTCGTATCCCTCTCTTAGTGAAACGAATGCTTTAATGATTTCACCGCGCACAGGGTCTGGTTTACCAATGACTCCCGCTTCTGCAATGGCTGGATGTTCGATTAGTTTACTTTCTACTTCAAATGGTCCCACTCGTTCACCGGAAGTCATAATGACATCATCAATTCGTCCTTGGAACCAGAAGTATCCATCTTCGTCCTGATAAGCTGAATCACCAGATATATACCAGCCTTCAAGCTCAAAGTAGCTGTTATACTTTTGTGGGTTGTTCCAAATTTCTCTCATCATTGACGGCCAGCCTTTGCGAATAGCCAGGTTCCCCATTCGATTAGGTGGAAGTTCTTTTCCACGATCATCAATGATTGCGGCTTGCACCCCAGGAATTGGTTTGCCCATTGAGCCTGGACGGATTTCAACAGATGGATAGTTACAAATAAGCTGAGCACCCGTTTCTGTCATCCACCACGTATCGTGAATGCGTTTGTTGAACACTTTAGAACCCCAACGAATGACTTCAGGATTTAGTGGCTCACCCACACTTAGTACATGACGAAGAGCCGACAAATCATACTTCTTCACTACTTCGTCTCCTGCACTCATCAACATTCTAAATGCAGTCGGTGCACTATACCAAACGGTTACTTTATTCTTCTCAAGCGTCTCATACCAATCCGTTGGACTGAAGCGTCCTCCGCGAATGACATTAGTCACTCCTGCAAGCCATGGGGCAAAGATTCCATAAGATGTACCTGTAACCCAGCCTGGATCCGCTGTGCACCAATAGATGTCATCTTCTTTTAAGTCTAGTACCCATTTAGCTGTTTGATAGTGTTGTAGCATTGCATTGTGTACATGGAGAACGCCTTTGGGTTTTCCAGTTGAGCCAGATGTATAATGCAGAATTAAGCCATCCTCGCGGTCAACCCATTCAATTGAAAGCTTATCAGATGCCTGCTCTAGCTTTGAATTAAAATGAATATAGTTCCCAGATGCCTCATATTCATCAGCAACAATTAATACTTTTTTCAAATCTGGCAAGTCTTCAAATGGAACTCGCTCCATTAAGGCCGGAGTCGTCACCAAAACTTTTGCCCCACTATCCTCAAGACGGTCTCTGACTGCTCCTTCCATAAATGCTTCAAACAAAGGACCTACAATGGCACCTAGCTTAATTGCTCCAAACAGAGCAAAGTACAATTCCGGAGAACGTGGCATAAAGATGAATACTCGATCGCCTTTCTTTACCCCTGCTTCCTTTAACACATTTCCTGCTTTGTTTGAATAAGCTTTCATTTCCTTAAATGTATACGATTCGTCTCGCTTTTGGTCACTATAAAGTAACGCTGCCTTTTCAGCCTTGTCTCCTTCAGCAAAGCGATCGATTGCTTCGTAAGCTAGATTTACTTTCCCAGAGGTATGCCAAGAGAACTCTTTTTCAACCTGACTCCAATCAAACGACTCGTATTCTTTATCATAGTTTTCTAGATTAAAATGCCCGTTTTCAGGTGGAAGCGCTTGCAATTTCATATATCTCTTCCTTTCTGTAATGAATTAACATTAGTATAATATACGTTTTTCAAATACACAAATAGAAAGTAAGGGTTTACAATTTTAATAAAAAAACTGTTCATAATATTCGTTCATTCACTCGATGCATGTTAGAATTGTGTATAATGAACGTATCAGCCTTAAAAGGTGAGTGAACAAACATGAATCATATAAAAACGTATCATTCTAGACTGATTTCGTTTCAAGATAAGAATCTATTAATTGAAGGTCCTATCTCAAAGGATACGCTTGAGTCTTATGGATTTCACGAAGATCTCAACTCGTTTCGACCACCTAAGCAGCAAAAAGAAGCATTGCTTGAAATTGCAGAGTTACCTGAGGGGCGGATTAACGTTGTTGTTGATGATCACACCGTTGTTGGATATGTTACATTCCTTTACCCCGATCCAATGGAACGCTGGTCAGAAGGAAACATGGAGAATCTATTAGAACTTGGAGCCATAGAAATCGCTCCCGCATATCGCGGGGTTTCCGCTGGTAAAAACCTTGTCTCGCTCTCAATGCTCGATTCAGAAATGGAAAATTATATTATCATTACAACCGAGTACTATTGGCATTGGGACTTAAAAGGTAGCGGGTTAGATGTATGGGAATATCGAAAAGTGATGGAAAAAATGATGGGTGCCGGTGACCTTGTCTGGTTTGCTACAGACGATCCTGAGATCAGTTCACATCCTGCCAATTGTCTTATGGCTCGAATTGGTGCGAATGTTGGACAAGAATCTGTTCAACAATTTGACCAACTGCGATTCCACAATCGATT comes from the Alkalihalobacillus sp. FSL W8-0930 genome and includes:
- the tyrS gene encoding tyrosine--tRNA ligase, giving the protein MAESKRELTAEQKQLVETQVKELMRGVVEIAPEHAFKEKIEQSVATGVPLKIKLGMDPSAPDVHIGHTVVLHKLRQFQEYGHEIQLLIGDFTGRIGDPTGKSETRKALTNEQVMENARTYVEQYSKVLDMDKVTLMYNSEWLKALNFEDVIKLASNLTVARLLERDDFEKRYKSQQPISIHEFFYPLMQGYDSVAMKSDIEVGGTDQKFNLLMGRQLQEAYGQEKQVAMTLPLIEGLDGVRKMSKSLNNYIGIDEAPNEIFGKSMSIPDELMVKYFRLATDLPLEEVDILEKGLEDGSIHPRDAKMNLGSKLVEMYHGQEAAKEARSYFETVFQKNALPDDMPVVKWEKDAQIGIIDLVVELGLLPSKGEARRMIQNGGVKMNEEKVTDIKTEVTITDGLIVQVGKRKFVKITL
- a CDS encoding transglycosylase domain-containing protein, which encodes MSMFSRLKERIHLLYKKLDDIQLFRKVGITYQVFWNLFLLFIIFGLMSLFFVGGTAAGYFASLVKDEPLQNAEEMTTKIHNYEETSQVFFAGDTYMGELPSDLERHEVALDDISDYVKQAIVATEDEYFYEHEGIVPKAIFRATYQEFANASTQTGGSTLTQQLIKQQILSSEVSFDRKATEILLAMRLEHFMSKEDILEAYLNVVPFGRNASGNQIAGVQSAATGIFGVDAKDLNLAQSAFIAGLPQSPFGYTPFTSTGEVKESLDPALNRMNTVLTRMNSEGYISDEELQEALDYDIAGDFTDPTPPITEKYHYLTYEVMRRATPIVVEAKMKEDEVNLDEMSDAKRAETLDAYYQAASNELSSNGYRIHTTINQDVYDEMQKAVKDDSLFGPEKKGEIEEVGAVLQENKTGAIIGFVAGREEGSSDKQFNHATQANRQTGSTMKPLLGYAPAMEIGAIQPGLVIPDTPMKYKDGKPVKNFDSGHKGLQSARKSLAQSRNVPAVRAQNMVPHDKARETLQNLGIPLANEELPYESTVLGTLNISVEENTNAYSTFGNGGKRVESYMIDRIEKADGDVVYEHEEKVTDVFTPQTTYLTIDMMRDVLKPGGTASSVPGNLNFKADWAGKTGTTQNVRDSWFMATNPNVTLGVWIGYDSEYQIEQTVNGLRYGPRNQKIWTNIANAAHKADAELMAPSESFKQPEGIVAKKICSLTGTSPSKACEEADLVTTDLFNSNYLPNSTDNLQSERYVTINGKNYKARSNTPDEFTERGLSVSGDLFGVGDVSSYLPDSISGVVSNEEAPDNGNTPGTVSGVSLSGDSLNWAKHDASDIVGYRIYRADNGSNDFNVVQSVKGNESTNYSVGNGTYAYYVTAVDSVGNESGASDIARAGDWSDEDEADEEAEQDDESDTDSDEDADDEDSEDTNEEDTSDEDSDDN
- a CDS encoding Gfo/Idh/MocA family oxidoreductase, with product MSEITRIGVIGIGNMGSAHADYLYESRIKGAKLTAILEERVDRIKEIEHKYSEEQVTIFSDESAFFQSDLVDAVIIATPHYSHPSLAITAFQHGLHVLVEKPAGVYTKQVREMNEEAEKNTLVFSMMYNQRMNPLYQKLREMIHSNELGSIRRINWIITDWYRSQSYYDSSDWRATWEGEGGGVLINQCPHQLDLMYWLTDMIPSRIRAFCHFGKYRHIEVEDDVTAYLEYDNGATAVFVTTTGEAPGTNRLELTGDRGKIVIEHDQLTFWRLRESETAFNERYSGGFGMPESWTCEIPTPGLHLAHEGITQNFVRAIQHGEPLIAPGHEGIIGLTLSNAMQLSTWTDHWIDLPIDEELYAKKLNEQIAQSTFEKNTSKQSLDVKDTH
- a CDS encoding Gfo/Idh/MocA family oxidoreductase, encoding MNRNDGMNYAPKGKPKRVVEENTFHFAAMALDHGHIYGMCQGLIDAGATLTKVYDPDPEKMKALKSKFPTVECVTSEADILEDPVIQLVAAAAIPSKRSSLGNRVMQHGKDYFTDKTPFTTLGQLEETKKVVQATKQKYMVYYSERLHVESAVYAGQLVQDGAIGDVIQVTGFGPHRLNAPSRPDWFFERDKYGGILCDIGSHQIEQFLYYTGNSDARVLHSKVANYTSKQYPELEDYGDATLVGGNGATHFFRVDWHTPDGLGVWGDGRLFLTGTKGTIEIRKYIDVAKDTAGDHVYLVNNDGEQYFHVSGEVGFPFFGELILDCIHRTENAMTQEHAFKAAELCLLAQEQAEIIHTSE
- a CDS encoding AraC family transcriptional regulator; protein product: MNTDSYHIPHLSMNYLQNHTYQVAFHSHQEAELFYFHEGKCTYLVGDRIFHLAAGDLILMNGLTLHRPKLFADHAYVRTTIHFDQTYFKTLLAPMNMEKLVDPFTSLSSLHLSFRGEEKQKVEQYLMSMMACKEKDTEVASFRFQLLFMDLLSFLFPYYQEPFTQKTLRQTEKERHVQKIISLIETHYHTDFHLEKLEEELHLSKYYLSKIFKEITGVTIFKYLHQKRINQAKVHMMLDESISITELGYQTGFKYPSHFSRVFKQLTGITPEQYRKAVSDL
- a CDS encoding MFS transporter encodes the protein MKSFVRERNFLIFLTGILINGVGGGVYAVSGMLLVLHLTENVLFSGLAYFSITLASTLAFLVAPFANYVTYKKGLIVSGLLKSALLFTIPLFYLTTGLNVFYVLVLLFTVALISQFTYPIESTITPIIVGKDHIIKANSFLHTIREGMDIAFLAGAGILVVFVGPVYAIFITASCHLFSSMTYLFFNFKQPSLPEKTNSFPQLMSGYTTDLKAGIHYIKDSLIPKMIVSIVFVNLAMGIMVPNLPAFALIKGDENEAIYGFYLASLSFGFMIGAILTPKIKELDFGRLVISSFSITGLMWIGAAILPVIPSIVLFCTGAISIGVINILIFSAIQQQVETSFIGRVITVLSSASAIGAPLGGLIGGVIGSAFTPIVPVFICGVAMIIFSLSWLSSSILRKLPKIEEARLFPNNELKKA
- a CDS encoding winged helix-turn-helix domain-containing protein, with the protein product MDDQEFMKVTLKQQKVISDPLRSRIIALLHEKPMTPKQTSVELGKNAGTIYYHIQQLYKHGILEIDHTETNKGVVEKYYRSKATVFKGPKQVTDEDLVEGSHAHVLLSDKLVTELNKDIRELYLKYGKKSFEESKDDSVQQKPYMIEFNMRKFEQEGGEEE